The Verrucomicrobiaceae bacterium DNA window GCATGCGTGGCGCGATACAGACGCCCGGCAATGTCCTGGACCGTCAGCTTTCCCGGATAAGAGGGCTGCGACATGATGCGGATGCAGGCATTCTCCGTGAGCGGGCAGGTGGCCCAGCCCTGACTGCGATGGGCGGAGAGCCAGGCATGCGCTTTTTGATGATCGACATGCGCCGCGTCGAAAAGCGCGATGAGCATATTCGCATCCAGCAGCGCGATCATGCCGCCTCAGACTCCTCCATCATGTGCTGCACCATTTCTGAAGTGACGACACGTCCTTCCGCAGGAATCACTCGGAATCCATTCACTTCATCCCCCGAGATGGGAAGTGCATCCGTCACGAGCGGAAACGAAATCGAGGCATCTCTTGAAACTGGCCGAACTTTAACCAATGCCAGTGCGTCGCGCACGAGGCGCTCGAGGCGGGAAGCTGTCGCCGCGTCGAGTTGCTGCAGAGTTTGATCGATTTCGAGGGCAAGGGCACTCATGACGGGTACATCATACTCAACCAGTGCTAGCTTTGCACCCTCAAAGTTGTCCGTTGCACTGGCTCCGGGGTATGGCGATGAAAGATGCGCCCTCATCGCAAGGTCTTGCGATGCGAATCTCCCGTCCTTCAAGAGGGGAGGCTGGCTTGATCGAGGTGGTGGGCTATACCTTTGCTAAGGCCAGGAGTTCCTTCACTCGGGCGAGCTCCGATGCCGAGGTTTTCGCCACAAAGCCACGGGCATGGGCGAAGTGGACATCGGGCTCCTTTTCGATGCGGGTGAAGTCGTAGCGTGGGTCGTCGTTGTGGCGGGAGAGGCCGTAGCCGCTGCCACGGCGGTCGGGGTAGATCAGCGCGGCCACGGTGCTGCCTTTGCCGATGCTTTCGAGATAGCGCCCGATGCTGGCGGAGGGATCATCCGGCACGGGATCGGTGCGCGGAAGGAAGAGCACCTCATGGTCGCCCACGTTCCAGATCACCGCGTTCTGTGCGATGAAGTCGAGGCGGCTGCGCAGTTCCCGCAGGTAGTCCAGCAGGTCCTGGCCGATGTAGCTGAGGACTTCCCACAGCGGCTCACCGGGCTCCAGCCGCCTCGCTTTGGCGAAGCGGCGCAGGACGGTCACGTCGATGGGTGAGTTGAGTTTGTTCATCGTGCCTCGATCCACGCCCAGCCATTTCGCGGTCACATTCGGCCCGCGAGTGTCGAACCACTCGGCCGGCTCCAGCCAGTCGCAGAACTCGCGTGCGTCATCATACACGCCGAGGTGCTGCAGCACGAGGCTCAGTGAACACACGGGCGGATGGTCGGCGGGGAACTGATGATGGTCAAAGTTATGCCTCTCCGGCGCATGCTCGCCGCCCACATCGACCACGGCGATGGTGGAATCAGCAAGATCTTCCGGCGTCGGCTCCCGGCGAACAATCGGCACGCGATGCACCGCCACCAGCAGGGCGC harbors:
- a CDS encoding VapC toxin family PIN domain ribonuclease; protein product: MIALLDANMLIALFDAAHVDHQKAHAWLSAHRSQGWATCPLTENACIRIMSQPSYPGKLTVQDIAGRLYRATHASDHHFWPDDIRLSDAAKFNHSLMPNPRHLTDNYLLALAVHHAGCLVTLDAGIRIQAVQGATPQHLVVL
- a CDS encoding MYG1 family protein — protein: MLSLILTHPGGAHKDELLACALLVAVHRVPIVRREPTPEDLADSTIAVVDVGGEHAPERHNFDHHQFPADHPPVCSLSLVLQHLGVYDDAREFCDWLEPAEWFDTRGPNVTAKWLGVDRGTMNKLNSPIDVTVLRRFAKARRLEPGEPLWEVLSYIGQDLLDYLRELRSRLDFIAQNAVIWNVGDHEVLFLPRTDPVPDDPSASIGRYLESIGKGSTVAALIYPDRRGSGYGLSRHNDDPRYDFTRIEKEPDVHFAHARGFVAKTSASELARVKELLALAKV